From the Eschrichtius robustus isolate mEscRob2 chromosome 3, mEscRob2.pri, whole genome shotgun sequence genome, the window TTGGATCCctgggttggggaactaagatcctgcatgccgggCGGTGCCgccaaaaagttaaaataaataaaataaaataaaatactgacaaGTCACTGAAAAAAAGCCAAAACCTTTCAAATACTGAGTAGACCCAGCAATACAGGACCGTGGTTCATGAATAAATGGcaagtaaaactttaaaaatagtagTGACCATTTATTATCTACTTTGTCATACACTTtcatgtatattatttatttctttaacataACTAAAAACATAGATAATGCTTGTGGTTAAAAATTCAACAGCATATAAACATGTAGAGTAAAAAGTgaaaggctgttttttttttctctcccaaccCGACAGCCCCTGCCCAGGTGTTGCCCCCAATTCCGAGTTTGGGGTGTATTCTTCCAGATATAAATGAATAGACAGACATATCTCCAAGCTTATTCTTATATATCagattagccccattttacagatgaggaaagtgcagCACAGAAAAGTTGTAGTATTCATCCAAGACCACAGAGCTGATAAGTACTCgagctgagattcaaatccagCTCGTCTGATTCCTAAATCAGCGCATTCCTTCCGCTATGCCCCGTGTGTaaaattttatggatgaagaaaccgaggcccaTAGAGGTCCCTGAGCAGTCAGAACCACATGGTTCACAGCCCAACTCGGGAGAGGCAGGGGTGACTGGGCTTGCACGGGAGGCTGCGTGGAGGAGAGGGCCTGGACCAACGCGGATCTGGGGTCGGGCGGGACCATCTCGGTCCAGCAACGCCCAGATCTGGGGCCCGGGGCTCGCCCACGCCGCTCGGGTACAGGCACCACCCAGCCCCTTGGCGCCACTCGCGGCCGCCTGGCCTGGGCAGGCGCAGCGCTCGCACCGCCCACTCGGAGCCGGTCTGGAGGCCGGGGTCCGGGAGTCCCGAACTCCAGCCGGGCCTGGGGACAGCCCGGGAGCGATGGCTCCGTCCGAAGCGGGCTGGGACCCCCTCGGCTTCGCCCCCTCGAGCCGTTGGCGGGTGCCGGGCTGGGGTGGCCAAGGCCCGAAGCCCGGGGTGGGTGGCCCTGGCGGGTAAGGGGTTCGGGGTGGGCCGCCCCGACCCGGGGGCCGGCTCGGGGCGCGGGCTGGGCGCGTGGCGGGCGGGTGGGCGGAGCGGGGGGCGGGGCGAGGGCGGAGCCGCGGCCGGAGGCGGCAGTGTCCGGAGCCGGGCTCAGGGGCAGCAGTGGCCGCCGCAGAGCAAGGCTGCCTGGAGAGAGCGCCCGGGCGCGGAGGGGTTAACGGGCCGCCGGGGCCGAGCAGAGCAGGTACAGATCTTCCCTGGGACCCCCGGCCCCGGCCGCCCTCTCTCCCCGGTCCCGTTAGACCCCCCGCCCTGCGCGCACGCGCCGTCCCTGTTCCCTGCGCCCCGCGGTCGCGCCCCAGCCACGACCCCAGCCCCAGCTCTTATAGCTTTTATAGCCTCGGAAGTCCCTGGGGTCGAATTCCTGGGGAGGGGTTCTTATCCCTTGGAACACTGGCCCCCATCACTCGGGCGGAGAATCAGCCAAAATTCCTACGAAGTCACAGAGTAAAATTGGAAAACGTAGCCAGGACCTCCCGGCACACGCCCGGCgcctcctgccctcctcctctAGATGGGTGCTCCTGGAGGATGTGTTCCCCTCATCCCCCAGCCCCGCCACTCTCTTCTGTCCTGGAGTTGGGGGACAGGGACGCTATGAGGGACGCATGTGGGTGCCCTTGATCCAGCTCAGCCTGACGACTAGAAAGGAAAGATGCCTGTTGGGATGGGCCTCCAGGACCCAGGAGTGGAGGGCCCAAGGAGGACCAGGGAGTTCTCATCCAAGATAGGGACTCTCCAGCTAGCCCTGGAGCCTGCTGTGGGGCGCCCTGCCCCGCAGCACCCCCCATTTCCCAGAGGTGGGTCCCCTGGGGGTGAAGGGGTTAGTTCTGCCCAGGTCTCTCTTCCTTGATCTTCACTGGCCAGTGTGGAGGTATGGCCGGGAGGAGCCCAGGTTTGTCTAGACCAGAGTCAGTCTGGCCCAAGAGTGACCACTTCTGACCTCTCCTTTCTTCACCCTGGGCAGTGAGACACACCAGATGAGGAACATGAGAAGGGGTGAAAACCACAAATGTGTATCTGTTTCtgcaggggtggagggggagtgTCGGCCCCCTGCCCAGCTATGCAGGGGGTGGGGTAGGACTTTTCCAGAGAGGGAGCCAGGCCTGGCCCTGGCCCCAAGAGCTCACGCCACCCCACCCCTTACTTCTCCAGGGAACTGCCAAAGCCAAACCCAGCTCAGGACAGGATTATGTGTACTGGGTAGACCCATGGAGAAAGAGGtagcagagagaagcagaggcagagagggagtaGAGAGGGGACCCGGACCCGGCAGCAAGAAGCGGCAGTGATCATCACcccatctctccttcccttcaACCTCCAGTAACAGAGTCAGGCAGAGAGCTGAAGTTTTGGGTGGAACGTTGGCCCTCCTCTGGAGCccctacccgcccccccccccatcaggGCGGAGTTGCTGACCTCAGTGGTCAGCGCAGCCAAGGGAAGGAGCAGCCATCAGCAACCCCCTTCCCAACCCCAAGCAGCTGAGGAGACCCTGCAGCTCAGGCTCAACCACTGTGATCCCTCCCTTAACTTCCCAAGTCCTGGGGTGTCAGGGAGGGAAGTGGGGCTGAGAGTTACTACCCCCAAGCACATTCCTGCCCTTCCCTCTGTCATTTTCCTGCCCCTGAGCTGGCCCACCTCGGCATTAGCTCCTTGGATTCCTCTCCCGGGTGCCTTTTGGATccaacagaaacatttttttttttcctggaaagcaGAACTCCGAGCAGCATGAGGAGTTGGGGGTGGGAAGGGCTCATTGTGAGCAGGAAGGGGCTGGAGGGCAAGGGGGAGCGATGGGAGAGTCAGGCTTAGACCAGGGGAAGGTTCCAAGCTCCACTTCCCCAAGGATCAAGTTTAGACTTCAGGAGGGActtcctggctcttcagaaggTAGACCGTGCATGATTGGGGAGCAACGGCATCTCTAGCTGCATATCCCCTTCCCAGGTTTCCCTAGCCCATCAGAGTCTTGCCTGAAGTAAGGCCTCATTGATCTAATGCTGGATGCTGGCCCCTAGAGGGAGGTTAAATCTCAGTGGGAAAAATCACCTGCTTCTCTAGGGATTAAACCATCAGCCCATTTAGTTTATCCCTTGACTGGAAAGTGTTTGAGGCAGGCAGAGATGTGCCTGAGTGTTCCAGAAGGAGCTTTATTAgctaagaagggaagaaaaagctGGGAGTCAGGTAGGAAACGGAAAGCCCAAGGGGCTTCCAGTCAGCAGCTCAGAGGGGGTGTCTGGTAAGTCCTCATTGAGCCTCCCTCCTCAGCTTTCCAGGACctctgggagggcaggagggggagCCAGATGAAAACCATCTTAAGAAAGATGCATGTGCCTGAGCTGGCCTAGAGACAGTTCCTAGTTAGGACATGGAGGAGCTGAGAAGTTCCTGCAGCTGAGGAGGGGGACTGAGCCTGAGTTGGGAGGCTGAGGGCAGACCGCCACCCCTCTAGCCTGGGAGGATGGACAAGGGCAGTgtgccttctccctccctcccttaggATCATAAAGGGGTGGGCCAGTCTTCACCCATCCATTCTCACTCTGAGATGTCCTTCTGAGGAGTCATCCCTCCCAACCCCCAGCTTTCTGGAGACTGGACCAGGCTTCGGTCCCTGCAGAGCGCATCCCCCACCCCACGCCCAGATGCCGGAGTAGAG encodes:
- the LOC137762616 gene encoding LOW QUALITY PROTEIN: uncharacterized protein (The sequence of the model RefSeq protein was modified relative to this genomic sequence to represent the inferred CDS: inserted 6 bases in 4 codons; deleted 8 bases in 5 codons; substituted 1 base at 1 genomic stop codon) yields the protein MCICFCRGGGGVSAPCPAMQGVGXDFSREGARPGPGPKSSRHXHPLLLQGTAKAKPSSGQDYVYWVDPWRXRGSREKQRQRGSREGTRTRQQEAAVIITPSLLPQPPVTESGRELKFWVERWPSSGAPPAPPPIRAELLTSVVSAAKGRSSHQQPPSQPQAAEETLQLRLNHCDPSLNFKSWGVREGSGAELLPPSTFLPFPLSFSAPELAHLXALAPWIPLPGAFWIQQKXFFFFLESRTPSSMRSWGWEGLIVSRKGLEGKGERWESQA